The genomic DNA TGCCGCCCCGGAGTAGAGGGCGGGGAAGAGGAGAGCTGTGGGCCCACGGGTGCCCCTCCGGCAGGCCTGCCTCGTCTGGTGACTCGGGACAGGTCCAGGTGGGAACACACACCTCGGGCATCTTCACAGCGTCCCCTCCGGGCACCGCCACGCCATCCCGCTCCCTTCATGGTCCTGCTCCTGGGACCACATCCCAGCGCCTTCAGTCAGCCCTGGGGGACCCAGGCTCCCAATTACAGCGTTTCTAACGGAAATTTCCTCACCAACAGGTATCTACACAGATCCATCTTTCAGGCCACACCCTGAGCAGCGGCCCTGAGCTGCCAGGGCTTCCCGCTGTCGCCCCCAGGCGGCTCCTGCTGGGAACACAGCCAGGGGccacccacagcccccctccATGCTGCACCCCGCCCAGCTGCAGCCTCCTCAGGCCTGCAGCCAGCTCAGCCGGGTCCCTGGCGCCCACTGAAAGCGCAGGCTGCTCCACCTGGACTACATTTAAACccattttattcacattttttttggttacatTCCTGTGACTGTTAATAACTGGAGTttataccttttgaccaccttcacccatcTCACCACCGCACCGCCGCCTCCGGCAGCCAGCAGTCGGCTCTGCCAGTACCAGCGACGCGCCCTCGGCCCCCATTGGCAGCCACAGTACATTTCGAAGTTTGGACAAGATAAATCTCACATCGCATGCGGATTAGAATGATAAAAAGTCATGTATATTTGAAACCAAGATATGCTTTAACATATTTTCGCTTATTTTACAATTTAACTTAAACCTAGAATACTTAACTTTTATACAAACTTAGTTCTTAAAATAGTCATTTGctattttacataaaaaagaTTCATGAAGTTCATGTGGACTCCGACGGGCACCACGCAGGGAGTGGCGGCAGTGACCGCAGGTGGCCAACGCCCCatcccacgcccccacccccagggaatTTCCCTgaggtttttaaacttttttccaATATAATTTCTCCTAAAGCGGGCGTCTGAGGGCTGGAGCCACGCGCGGACGGTGTGTGCTCACAGGGAGACGGAGGTGAAGGCGGCTCTGCCCTCAGAACCTGAGGAGCGGCGAGTCCAGGTTCTCCTTGTTGGCCTCGGGGCTCAGCTGGATCAGCGGCGAGCACAGGTCTATGAGCTGCGCGGGGAGGGGGTGAGCAGGCGCCCTGCCGCGGGCTTCCCAGCCGTGCACCCTCCCGGGGGCCCGGGAAGCGGGAGGAAACGCCACCCCCCGAAGCACCTGGCCCCTCAACAGCTATGCCCCTCACCCCCGGGGCCCGGGCAGGACTCCTCAGTGGGCGGGGACTTGGAGCTCTGGCGCCCAGGGATGAGGTGGGCCCGAGGCCTGCTGCCCTCGGAGGCCTCCAAGGCCACTCCAGGGTCACATGATGTCTGGGAATTGAGGAGCAAACCCAGAACCGAGACCCCCGGGGGCCAAAGCCGGGCCCTCCGCCGCCTCACCCGTCCCACCCGCCTCACCCGTCCCACCCGCCTCACCCGTCCCACCCTCACCCGTCCCACCCGCCTCACCCGTCCCACCCTCACCCGTCCCACCCTCACCCGTCCCACCCGCCTCACCCGTCCCACCCTCACCCGTCCCACCCTCAGCCGTCCCACCCTCACCCGTCCCACCCGCCTCACCCGTCCCACCCTCACCCGTCCCACCCTCACCCGTCCCACCCTCAGCCGTCCCACCCTCACCCGTCCCACCCGCCTCACCCGTCCCACCCGCCTCACCCGTCCCACCCTCACCCGTCCCACCCTCACCCGTCCCACCCGCCTCACCCGTCCCACCCTCAGCCGTCCCACCCGCCTCACCCGTCCCACCCTCACCCGTCCCACCCGCCTCACCCGTCCCACCCGCCTCACCCGTCCCACCCTCAGCCGTCCCACCCTCACCCGTCCCACCCGCCTCACCTGTCCCACCCTCACCCGTCCCACCCTCACCCGTCCCACCCGCCTCACCCGTCCCACCCTCAGCCGTCCCACCCGCCTCACCTGTCCCACCCTCACCCGTCCCACCCGCCTCACCCGTCCCACCCGCCTCACCCGTCCCACCCGCCTCACCCGTCCCACCCGCCTCACCTGTCCCACCCCGGGGAGCGGCTTGGCCGTGGCTTTCCTGTCCGTGTCCGGGGTGTTCGCCAGGAGGTCGAGCAGAGGCCGACTTCCAGGTCCCGAAGCCACAGGAGCCTCTGGGGTGAGGCTCAGGTCGATGAGAGGGGGGTCGCCGAGGGGGCGCCCGGTGCTTGGCGTGACGCGCTGGCCCAGCGGGACGTCCACGAGGACAGCCTGCAGGGGCACAGGGACTGAGGCACCGCTCGCGCTTCCCGCCCGTCACCAGGAAGCAGCTGGCAACGCCAGGTGCTCGTGTTGTGGGAGCCGGGAGGGCAGGGATGGGCCCTGGGGAGAGCTGCCCGCCCCGTgcacctccctcctgccagcGGCCAACCCTGGTGCTCCCACTGACCTCACCGCCCCCCCACTTCCCCTTCGACCTCTGCACCCGGCCCCTCGGGTCACCGGGCACAGGCTGGCTCTGCGGCCCCACGACCAGGCGTCGTTTCCTTTACCTCTCGGGGGGCCGCCTCCTCAGGGGGCTGGGCCGCGTCCAGCGCTCGCTCTGCGGCAGCACTTTCTGAAACGGCGGCCTCACTCTTCTCTGGAGAAAAGCTGAGAGCCTGCGGCACAGCCGGAGAAAGACTCCCGTCCGAGGACACGTCGGAGCCTGGGGCCACTGCCTGGCTGCCCCCGTTCCCTGGCGCAGCTCTGCGGGCGGAGGGAAAGCCTGTGAGTGGGAGTCTGTGCGGCTGGTGCTgggcctgctgcccctccctgcgGCAGTTCATCCTATCCCCTCGGAGCCTCCTCTCGCCTCCCTGGGGCAGTTCATCCTATCCCCTTGGAGCCTCGTCTCGCCTCCCTGCAACCTCCTCTTACCTCCCTGCAGACATCCTCCGGGGCTCAGATGACAGCTGCCGAGTGGACACGCACAGGGGAGAAGCCAGGGTCCTGGGCACGGTGCTAGGGGTCACCAATGGGAGGCCAGAGAGCCGACGGCCGGCGGGCGTGGGCAGGCCGGACGCGCGTGTGGTGCTGGCGGGGGTCCTGGCCGGCCCGGAGGGGCGCGGTGCGGGAGTGCTGTGGGCCACCCTGGGAGGACAGGACCGGTCACAGACCGAGGTGCTCACGCGGCGGGAAGCCGTTTCCACAGAACAGCTTCCAGCAGCACCGCCGGTGGGTCGGTGCCTGTGGCCGCCAGCCGTGCCTGGCGTGGCCTCCGGTGCCTCCGGGGCTAGGCCCGCCGCTGTCCTCACAGGCGCCCGTCAGACGTGCCTGAACGTTACAGGGGCCTGAGGACAGCTGCACGGAAGGTCCGGAGACCGACGCCACCTTTACTGGCACAGCCAGCCTCACAGGACAGCAGGTTAAGGCCAGCAGAGCCGATGTGAACACAGACGCTTCGCCGGGGCACCTGttcccacgccccccccccccgcctgccgcAGGGCCTGTGGTTTACGTTGAGGCGGGGTCCAGTCGCTGTTGCTTTACAGTCAGCAAGTCCGGGCCTCCGACACATGGGGTCGGGGAGGACACCCCCGGCTCCGCCATCTGTCCAGGAGGCTCTGCTCTCAGACCCTGACCCGGACCTGCACCCTCCCTGGCCGGGGACCTCCAGGCCGGGCAGGAGGGGCCGACAGCGTGGCTGCTGCGCCCTGCGAGGCTCTCGAATCCGCCCTACATCCCTCATCCCGGACGCTGGCAGCTCCGCCACACACTCTGGGGGAAGTAACTAAAAATAAAGCCGCAAGCCCtgaccggattggctcagtggatagagcatcggcctgaggactgaagggtcccaggttcgattccggtcaaggtcatgtgccttggttgcgggcacatccgcagtaggaggtgtgcaggagacagctgatcaatgtttctctctcatcgatgtttctaactctccctctcccttcctctctgtaaaaaaatccatatatttttttaaaaaattaaaaaaaaataacgcCACAAACAAGTGGCATCCAGTCACCCTGAGAGGCGAGTGCTGTCCTCGCTGTGAAAAGGAAGCAGGGCGGTGGGCGAGCAGGCGGCCGTCTGCAGGGTGGGCTCCCGCTGCGCTGGAGGGGACAGCAAGCACAGGCCCCCCCCATGATGTGCCTCAAGTCCACACGCAAGAAGCGGGTGCCGACGCGCAGGCAGCCCAGGCTGCCGGCAGAGCCAGGACCAGGCCTTCCCGGTGTCCGGGCCCAGGGCTTGTCTGGCCCTCAGGCGGGCGCAGGCCAGGACCCGCCTGGgatcactgcccccacccccaccccgatggCACAGgactgagcagggctggggctgtgTCCCCGTCACCCGTCCTCAGCGAGCAGCGGGACCCGGGCGTCAGAAAGGGCGGGAGGGGGGCTTGCTGACGCCTTCGTGTTCGCACTGGCTCCGGTGGCCTTACCCTGGATGTCTTCCGGGAGCATCTGTGCCAATAAAGGCGACGTGGGTCTGCGCGCCTCCCGCACGGGCCAGACCTCCCAGGGCTGTGCACACACATTCCTACGCGGGACCTGCAGTGCTGGGCTCAGTACCACCCCCACACGGCTGAGGGGTCAGAAGTGTGGGCACCGACACCAGCTCTAAGCAGGAATGGGAGCTGGGACTCAACCGCGTCTAGGGACCAACCAGCGGTCCCCACTGCGGGACAGATGGGTCACGTGGGAGGCCTGCGGGGCAGGTCTGCACCCAGAGCCGTCGGAATTTCTGGGGCTGCACGGCACCCCAACGCTGTGAAGGCGGCTGCGCCGTGCGCCCGGCTGAGACCACCCCTCAGCCTGGGATCTGTGCCGCCAGAGGCGAGACCGTGCCCGTGACCCTTGGTGGATGTAGGAGGGGCCCCGGGAGCCTGGGCGAAGGCGCGCAGTGTGGCGGGCGGTGGGGCCTGCGTTTGCCGAGCACTGTGAGCCGTCAGCAGGAGGTTCGTGTTTATAGTCACATTGGTCATTACCTCCCCACCGACGTGCAGGACTGCAGCCTCCGTGCCCCTGAGAACCTAGGCGTCGTGCTGTCACCTGAGGGGGAGAGGTCAGTCAGTCCAACAGATCAGGcggccaggccctggctgggctcCTCGCTGCCCGAGCCATATTCCCAAGGTGCCGGGGGTGGCATGAAAAGATGTCAGACAAGCCCCTGGGGGACCCACCCCCAGGCAGGGCTTCAGGCCCAGAGCTGGTGCCGAAGAGGGGCCCTGCCACCCGCCTCGGGCTGGCTGCCACCCGCCTCTGCCTGGCTGCCACCGCAGGCAGGAGCGGCTGGGAACGAGATGAAGACGAGGCAGACTCGACTCGGCCGGTTCAAGCTCAGCAGGCGCTCGCCCATGGCAGCAGCGCTGACAGGTCTGGCTCCAGGCGAGCCCCCTGAGTCCCCGCGTCCTCATTtccctgatccagggcaccccAGTCATCCTTGGAGGCCCCATTGCTGCCGCGAGGCCTGTGGCTGACGAGTGTTTCCGGTGCTCTCTCCTCATCTCGAGGTGACGACAGGCGGGTGGGGGCCGAGCGAGaccccaggctgcagccccaCGCGTCACCCCTAACGACACTGGCTCCCACTCTCAGGGGCGTCCAAGGTCgcagggccaggccccagccccaagGGGAAGGGCGGGCGAGGCACTGCTCTGCAGTGTCCCCTCCCATTGTgcccaccggtgtggctcagtgagcatcaacctgtgaaccaggaggtcacagttcaattcccggtgagggcacaggcccgggttgtgggctccatccccagtgtggggcatgcaggaggcagccgatccatgattctctctcatcactgatgttcctttttttaaaaataagttttatttttatttatctgttaatcctcacctgaggatatttttccattgatttttagtaagagtggaagagagaaagacagagagaaacactgatgtgagagaaacacatcgattggttgcctccagggaggagcctgcaaccaaggtacgtgcccttgaccagaatcgaacccgggaccctttggtctgcagactgatgctctatccactgagcaaactggctagggctcatcatggatgtttctatctccgtctcccttcctctctgaaatccatacaaatatactaaaaagaaaatctgtAATAATCAAAACGCTGAAACAGCAAGAGACCGCCTCCAGGGCAGCAGAGGAGCACGTGTgcgtgggggaggggcggaggacTCGCACCCACAGCTTTTCATCCAGACGAGCCTGAGCCACGTCCTGAGCCACGTCCAGCGCTTGGAGGGCGAGGACTGCAGAGGCCGTCACCACGGCTTTCAaactttaaatacaattttataaactttaaatataacttgttcattattttaaaaccCCATTAAAATTTGTCTTTTACTCACCAGGAGGAAACGCGGGGATTTTAAACTGACTCGTCGGGGTGGGTGGGGCCTTCGTCTGGGAAATCAGGAAGGAGGCCCGCCTGGCGCTGCCCGGGCAGCGCAGCTGAGAGCGGGACAGACTGGGCCGAGGGCTCAGCCGCCCGCCCCCCTGTTCTGGCGTCTGCGGCTGCATGACAGCCAGGGCGGTGGGCGCCGCGGGCAGCTCGGCGACCGGCCGGACGGCGGGGGCTCTCGCACGGCCCAACTGGCGGGGGTCGGGAGGCCGAGCGCGGGCTGCAGAGACGCTGGGGCGCTCGCTGGATTTGGCTGGAAGGGGAGACACACAGTCTGGGTGTCACTCAGGCTCTGCTGTTTCTAATTCGTGGTCAGCACGCACGGGAGACGTGCTCTCCTCAGTGCGTCGACTTCACACGCTTCCCAGTGAAGACAGCGACCGTCAGGGCGATTTCCGCACAAGGGAGCACAGGACGTGGGGAACACCTTCTGTGTCCATCAGGCAGCATCCTCACACGCAGGGCGACCAGGCTGCCCGTGGCCGAGCGCGTGTGCCGAGGGCCATTCCACAGCCACCCGGACACGGCCAGGGCTCACCGGGCCCCACTCCTCCTGATCCCACGTCGGCACTGACCCCAACCCATGGAGCGCCGTGAGGATGCAGCGCAGGGAGTTCTGCCAGGCATTTTACAGGATGACAACCCCACTCGAAACAGGGCCCGCTCGCACCCGGGGCCCGCTCGCACCTGGGGCCCGCTCACACCCGGGCCAGCTCACACCCAAGACCCGCTCGCACCGGGGCTGGCTCATACCCAGGGCCTGCTACACAGGGCCCACTCACACCCGGGGCCCGCTCACACCGGGACCGGCTCacacccagggcctggcccttACTCAGGGCCCACTCGCACCCAAGACCCGCTCGCACCCGGGGCCCACTCGCACCGGGACCCGCTCGCACCCGGGGCCCGGCCCTTACACAGGACCTGAGCTTAGCACTGCCACCCCAGGTTCCTGCTGTGCTTTTCCCGGGCACCTTTAAAAATAACCACTGAGACCTGAGCCTGCACGACGCCAGTGACCTCCCCCCGACGCCTCTCCCGCTCTGTCTCCTGCTCCCCgtgacctggggtggggctgccttTCCAGGCTCACTGCCCCCACTTCTGGGACTGTGAGTAATGCACCTGCAGACTTCTTTGTGGGTGGCTATTCAAACTGCGCCTCCATCAGAACGCCCCAGGTTTCTCACTCCCCAACGTGGGAGCCCAGCTGCTGAGGGGCTCCCGCCGACGCTGTGGGGGCTCCGGCCGACCCGTGGGGGCTCCCCCAGACCCGTGGGGGCTGAGCTCCTCCTCAGCAGGCCGTCTGTGTGCCCGGCGTTCACCCTCCAGCTGCAGGATGAGCGCTGTCGCCCCGAGCCGCAGAGACCGGGTCGCGAGTCCTCGGCTGCCAGTAGCCACCACACGGGTCGGCCCGGTCAGAGATGTTCCTAACGGTGTGAGGCAGCGCCACTTCACCGGGAAGAGGGGCTGCGTGTGGCTGGCAGGCGGCACCCGCACGACGGGCAAACAGCCCACAGCAGGTGTCGGCAGAAGTCAGCTGGAGTGTGGCTGCCTCAGGGCCGTCTCCCCACCTCATCCCTCTGAGGGTCAGGACGCCCCCACCACGTCCCTGAAGGCAGCTGCTGCGAGCGAGGGAGGCCTCGGTGCCTGTTGATAAACTTCTCATGTTCCTCTTGCTCTgcaggcggcggcggctgcaCAGGCGGCCTTGGTGTTGGCCCTGAGTCACGGTGCCCCGACCGGGGTGCAGGGTGACCTCGCCGGCCAGTGCCGCCTGCCCCGAGTGAACTGAAGGGGGAGCTGCCTCCCGTGGGGACCGCGCGGGGCTGACGAGCGCTGGACCCAAAGTTTCCCTTCGGTTTGTGTTCAGAACACCGTTCGTCTCCCCTCGAATCAGACCCGCCCAGCTGCTCCACAGTCCGCCCAGCTGGCTGCGGCTCCCGCACAAGAGTGGGGAGTCCTGTGGTCCCAACGGCATCTACCGCATCAGCAAGCACGACGCACAGGGCACGTCCTTCAGCGGCTCGAGGCGATCCCACAGGAGCGGCCCCCGGACCAGCGCTGGGGTTTGGCTGCCAGGCTCTGGCTAGTGAGGTGGGACCTGTGCCCGGGGACCATCTCCTCATCACACTCCGGGTGAGTGGGAGGAGCCCGATTCCTTACCTCCCGGACGTGGCTGTCCACACGCCTGGGGCCACCCTCCCCCTGGGACTGTCCCACCAGTGTCAGCCGTCAGCACCCCTATCCCGGCATGCTCCTCGGCTGAGCAGGGCCGACAGCCCGCCGCAGCCCCTGCCGGAACGAAAGCCCGCGGGCGGCACGTGCTGAGCCAGATGCGTGCGGGCGGCAGAACTGCCCTCAGCGGCCTCCTCCACGTTCCCACGACACTGGGTGCCCGCGGCTGCCCAGCCGTGACCGGCCCTACCTTTCTTCTGAGGCTTCCCGTGCACCTGATTTCTAGCCACTCGCCCTCCTGGGAGACggtctctaaccctctccctccGCTCACGTCAGCGGCACGGGGGCCGTGTTCTCCTCTCCCCGCCTGGTCCCGCGGGAGGTTCTCATCTCCAGTCGGCGCCTCCTCCTCGCCCCTCGGGCCGTGCCGCACTCTCACTTTGACCCGTCTTGCTTCGGCTGCTCCAGCAAAGGTTCTCAAAGAAAACCctaggccctggctggctgtgcagTGGTGAGAGCGCCAGCTCCCAGACACGGGGTCTCCCGTCCGATTCCCGGGCAgaggcttgtacctgggttgcaagtccACTCCCTGGCCCCTGTCCAGTGCATGCGGCAGGCACCccgtccatgtgtctctcacatcgatgtttctccctccccccctcctttccactctctccacAAGTCAGTGGAagaactatccttgggtgagcgttagcaaaaaaataaatcacaaagcACCTTAAGAGCATGATTAGCACCATGTTCCTGCCCCCACATTCCCGATCCCAGATCCGGCCGCCCCACACTCCCAGATCCCAGATCCGGCCGCCCCCACACTCCCGGATCCCAGATCCGGCCGCCCCCACACTCCCGGATCCCAGATCCGGCCGCCCCCACACTCCCGGATCCCAGATCCGGCCGCCCCCACACTCCCGGATCCCAGATCCGGCCGCCCCCACACTCCCGGATCCCAGATCCGGCCGCCCCCACACTCCCGGATCCCAGATCCGGCCGCCCCCACACTCCCGGATCCCAGATCCGGCCGCCCCCACACTCCCGGATCCCAGATCCGGCCGCCCCCACACTCCCGGATCCCAGATCCGGCCGCCCCCACACTCCCGGATCCCAGATCCGGCCGCCCCCACACTCCCGGATCCCAGATCCGGCCGCCCCCACACTCCCGGATTCGGCTGCAGGGGTTCTGCTGTGGACAGAGAGCCCCAGTCAGTCGCCCCGACCTTCCCCAGAGCGAGGAGTGCAGACACCATCAACAGCTGTGGTGCTGACACCTGCCCCAGCGCGGCAGACGGGCGCCCTAACCTGTGCCTCCCAAGCTGAGGCCCACAGAACAGCGGGAGGTCTCCCCTCAGCCCTCAAGACAGGGAAACAACTTGGGTTCCCGAACGCCCCACGCGGTCAGTTCCAAATCACAGCCCCCACTTCCACACCCCGAGCACAGGCCACGCCGGGTGCCTGGACGGCAGGCGGAGCCTGGAGAGGCCGAGTCGTTCCCGCAGACCAGGCCCTCCCCACCGGGGGGCAGCCCATCCTccaggagggggagggtccccggCACAGCCTGTTCTTATGCCCTCGCCCCGTGGCCTCCCACCGGCGGCTCTCAGGCACCCGCACACGCCCCTTTGTGACGGCCGCACCCCCAACACG from Myotis daubentonii chromosome 2, mMyoDau2.1, whole genome shotgun sequence includes the following:
- the GTSE1 gene encoding G2 and S phase-expressed protein 1 isoform X4, giving the protein MEGGGMEGGGSGGPPASQAGGAETEVPRKDDVLLLADEKFDFDLSLSSLSANEDDEVFFGPVGHKERCVAASLELGHPGPSPPQPPSSVSESPFRWSPLAGEKFVEVYKEARLLALQIESSSRSAAAPAPAGPEDAGSQGVERFIQESRLKMLLFEREKETQKSPNSLKRETYCLLDSPASGPQLPGSQPTSGVGPAGAQGPPRSSRPLPVEPSPARPPHLAVPQKKVASRLPPPRASSARGGSLPVAAEKPPKEKPASPSRMKIPHEKEPHGDKARAARDATTLPASRSHLVQGKRSLPAPNKLGLKKTQLRPPGGAGGPARQPCARGSVPGGSASLGASPAAGRAKSSERPSVSAARARPPDPRQLGRARAPAVRPVAELPAAPTALAVMQPQTPEQGGGRLSPRPSLSRSQLRCPGSARRASFLISQTKAPPTPTSQFKIPAFPPGDSTTPRFSGARRLQSCTSVGRVAHSTPAPRPSGPARTPASTTRASGLPTPAGRRLSGLPLVTPSTVPRTLASPLCVSTRQLSSEPRRMSAGRAAPGNGGSQAVAPGSDVSSDGSLSPAVPQALSFSPEKSEAAVSESAAAERALDAAQPPEEAAPREVKETTPVPVPLQAVLVDVPLGQRVTPSTGRPLGDPPLIDLSLTPEAPVASGPGSRPLLDLLANTPDTDRKATAKPLPGVGQLIDLCSPLIQLSPEANKENLDSPLLRF